One Caldalkalibacillus uzonensis DNA segment encodes these proteins:
- a CDS encoding CvpA family protein has protein sequence MNILDFIIVGLLFIGMVIGYRRGFIMHTARLVSFIVAVIVAFRYKGQLEPLLKEWIPYPLSQLEGEWIWLAVLNAEGIFYGALAFILLFFTTKLVLHVIFRILDGISRLPGLNLANRSLGLLVGALQMAIVVFLMVHVLFFLPWETGQTLLLNSELASWLMKKSPLFSLV, from the coding sequence ATGAACATACTGGATTTCATCATTGTCGGTCTGTTGTTCATCGGCATGGTGATAGGGTACCGGCGAGGATTTATTATGCACACAGCCAGGCTGGTCAGTTTTATTGTCGCTGTTATTGTGGCTTTCCGCTACAAGGGACAACTGGAACCTCTCCTGAAAGAGTGGATCCCCTATCCACTCAGTCAGCTGGAGGGAGAATGGATCTGGCTGGCTGTGCTAAATGCAGAGGGTATTTTCTACGGGGCCTTAGCCTTTATCCTCTTGTTTTTCACCACCAAACTTGTTTTACATGTGATTTTTCGCATCTTAGATGGCATCAGCCGCTTGCCTGGCCTCAATTTGGCGAACCGGAGTCTGGGACTTTTGGTCGGCGCTTTACAAATGGCCATTGTGGTCTTTCTCATGGTTCACGTCCTCTTCTTTCTGCCTTGGGAAACGGGCCAGACTCTGCTGTTAAATTCTGAACTGGCTTCGTGGCTGATGAAGAAAAGCCCGCTCTTCTCCCTGGTGTAA
- the zapA gene encoding cell division protein ZapA, giving the protein MRKDPVRKVTVEIFGQKYTLKGEASEAYMKEVAHYVDEKMRELSAKNPSLDTTKTAVLTAVNLADEYFKLQQEYEDLIKLIEAETRGKQT; this is encoded by the coding sequence GTGCGAAAAGATCCGGTGAGGAAAGTAACCGTGGAGATTTTCGGCCAAAAATATACGTTAAAAGGAGAAGCCTCCGAGGCGTATATGAAGGAGGTTGCTCACTATGTTGATGAAAAGATGAGAGAGCTGTCCGCTAAAAATCCCTCATTAGATACAACTAAAACGGCGGTTTTAACCGCTGTTAACCTGGCGGATGAATATTTTAAACTGCAGCAGGAGTATGAAGATCTGATCAAATTGATTGAGGCTGAAACAAGGGGTAAGCAGACATGA
- the pheT gene encoding phenylalanine--tRNA ligase subunit beta, whose protein sequence is MLVSYNWLSQYVDLSDISPEELAEKLTRSGIEVEQVIKRGEEIKEVVIGYVQERMQHPNADKLSVCRVDLGEGEPVQIVCGAKNVAQGQKVPVAKVGAVLPGNFKIKKAKLRGEVSEGMICSAQELGIDERFIADEHKQGIMVLPEDAQVGEDALSYLGLDDAVLELGLTPNRSDCLSMLGVAYEVAAILDREVRLPEIKLTESGTRTDSEVTVQLDAPELCPYYVARKVTGVKIGPSPIWLQNYLIAAGVRPINNVVDVTNYVMLEYGQPLHAFDASRVKDGQIIVRQARQGEMVVTLDDQERALEEGMLLITDPEKVIAVAGVMGAANSEVTEETTDVILESAYFDGLSIRTTSKTLGLRSEASTRFEKGVDPERVREACDRAAALLAELAGGTVFSGTAQQKVKDFQRQRVSLHLVKLNNVLGTELSTGQVTAILDRLNFDYDNLGHEINVEIPTRRSDISIEEDLIEEIARLYGYDQIPTTLPAGRTTPGSRTPLQRLRQQIKRFLQAAGLNQVVTYSLTNEYSASWGSWFSEEVQPIKLAMPMSEERSHLRTTLIPCLLEVVQYNKNRKQTDIFLFEIGHTFLTKETHLRELPREKEVVAGVLTGLWQSHPWQHVKVPVDFYVAKGVVEGLLHKLGIQGVQFKAVEREHYHPGRTAEMVIGGERIGFVGQIHPHVERQLELNEVYAFELDIERLFKHLPGQVTFDPLPKFPSIQRDLAVVVAQEVIAGDLLSTIKDAGAPLLKHVHVFDVYTGEGIEAGKQSIAFSLTYLDPERTLTDEEVQEVHQRIVERLAEEWGAMLR, encoded by the coding sequence ATGCTGGTATCCTATAACTGGTTAAGCCAATATGTGGACTTGAGTGATATCTCACCTGAGGAACTGGCTGAAAAATTAACCCGGTCCGGTATTGAAGTGGAGCAGGTGATCAAACGCGGCGAGGAAATAAAAGAGGTTGTGATCGGTTATGTCCAAGAGCGGATGCAGCATCCCAATGCGGACAAGTTAAGCGTGTGCCGGGTTGATTTGGGAGAAGGGGAACCTGTACAGATTGTGTGCGGAGCCAAAAACGTAGCCCAGGGTCAAAAAGTGCCTGTAGCCAAGGTAGGGGCTGTTTTGCCCGGCAACTTTAAGATTAAAAAAGCCAAATTACGTGGTGAAGTCTCAGAGGGAATGATTTGTTCCGCTCAGGAGCTGGGTATTGATGAACGTTTTATTGCGGATGAACATAAGCAAGGGATCATGGTCTTGCCCGAAGATGCCCAAGTGGGGGAAGACGCCTTGAGCTACCTGGGCTTGGATGATGCCGTGCTGGAACTGGGACTGACTCCTAACCGTTCTGACTGTTTAAGTATGTTAGGAGTTGCGTATGAGGTGGCCGCAATTTTGGACCGGGAAGTGAGGTTGCCAGAGATCAAGCTGACCGAGAGCGGGACGAGAACCGATTCAGAAGTAACGGTCCAGCTTGACGCACCGGAGCTGTGTCCCTATTATGTGGCCCGTAAAGTAACCGGGGTGAAAATCGGCCCTTCACCTATCTGGCTGCAAAATTACCTGATTGCTGCCGGTGTCCGTCCCATTAACAATGTGGTGGATGTGACCAACTATGTCATGCTTGAATATGGACAGCCTTTGCATGCCTTTGATGCGAGCCGCGTCAAAGACGGCCAGATTATTGTCCGCCAAGCCCGGCAAGGGGAAATGGTTGTCACCCTGGATGATCAGGAACGGGCCCTCGAAGAAGGGATGCTGTTGATCACCGATCCCGAAAAAGTAATTGCTGTCGCTGGTGTGATGGGGGCGGCCAATTCAGAAGTGACGGAAGAAACGACTGATGTGATTCTGGAATCGGCGTATTTTGACGGCCTCTCCATTCGCACCACGTCTAAAACGTTAGGCTTACGTTCTGAAGCCAGTACCCGTTTTGAAAAAGGTGTTGATCCCGAGAGGGTGAGGGAGGCGTGTGACCGGGCGGCTGCTCTTTTGGCAGAGTTAGCTGGCGGCACGGTGTTCTCCGGCACTGCCCAGCAAAAAGTTAAAGATTTTCAGCGCCAGCGCGTCTCCCTGCATCTGGTCAAATTGAACAACGTGCTGGGGACGGAGCTTTCCACGGGACAGGTGACGGCCATTCTCGACCGCCTGAACTTTGATTATGACAATCTAGGTCACGAAATAAACGTGGAAATCCCTACCCGCAGGTCCGATATTAGCATCGAAGAGGATTTAATAGAAGAAATTGCCCGTCTGTATGGTTACGATCAGATCCCAACCACCTTGCCGGCCGGCCGGACAACTCCCGGTTCACGCACACCTTTGCAGCGTTTGCGGCAGCAGATTAAGCGTTTTTTACAAGCAGCCGGATTAAACCAAGTGGTCACTTACTCGCTGACCAATGAGTACTCTGCCTCTTGGGGAAGCTGGTTTTCAGAAGAGGTACAACCGATTAAGCTGGCCATGCCCATGAGTGAGGAGCGCAGTCATTTGCGGACCACATTGATCCCGTGTCTGTTGGAAGTGGTACAATATAATAAGAACCGCAAGCAAACAGATATATTTCTGTTTGAAATAGGCCATACGTTTTTAACAAAAGAGACACATTTGCGTGAATTGCCCCGGGAGAAGGAAGTGGTGGCTGGTGTGCTGACCGGTTTGTGGCAATCCCATCCTTGGCAACATGTGAAGGTGCCTGTTGATTTCTACGTGGCTAAAGGCGTAGTGGAAGGATTGCTGCATAAGTTAGGCATCCAGGGTGTTCAGTTTAAAGCAGTGGAGCGGGAACACTATCATCCTGGACGGACAGCGGAAATGGTGATTGGTGGGGAGCGCATCGGCTTTGTGGGCCAAATCCACCCTCATGTGGAACGGCAATTGGAATTAAATGAGGTGTACGCCTTTGAACTGGATATCGAGCGGTTGTTCAAGCACCTGCCCGGTCAGGTCACTTTCGATCCCTTGCCCAAATTCCCCAGCATTCAGCGGGATTTGGCGGTGGTGGTTGCCCAAGAGGTGATTGCTGGTGACCTGTTGAGCACAATCAAGGACGCAGGGGCTCCGCTCCTGAAACATGTCCATGTCTTTGATGTGTATACAGGAGAAGGGATTGAGGCAGGCAAGCAGAGCATCGCTTTCTCCCTCACTTATCTTGATCCCGAACGCACTTTGACGGATGAAGAGGTGCAAGAGGTTCATCAACGCATTGTTGAGAGACTGGCCGAAGAATGGGGCGCCATGTTAAGATAG
- the pheS gene encoding phenylalanine--tRNA ligase subunit alpha, whose amino-acid sequence MQDKLLALKDEALAQIGAAQEVRQLQEVKVKYLGKKGPITEVLRGMGALPAEERPKVGQLANEIRRQIEEELEARIRELEQKQLEEKLQQEKVDVTLPGRPVREGTTHPLNGVIEQIEDIFLGMGFKIAEGPEVESDYYNFEALNLPKNHPARDMQDSFYITEEILLRTHTSPVQVRTMEAMKGQVPVKIICPGKVFRRDTDDATHSHQFMQIEGLYVDEGVSMSDLKGILLQFAREMFGQNQQIRLRPSFFPFTEPSAEVDISCILCGGTGCRVCKHSGWIEILGSGMVHPWVLERAGYDPNKYTGFAFGMGVERIAMLKYGIDDIRHFYTNDGRFLSQFGRI is encoded by the coding sequence ATGCAAGATAAACTGCTTGCCTTAAAAGATGAGGCATTGGCTCAAATCGGTGCTGCACAAGAAGTAAGGCAATTACAGGAGGTCAAAGTGAAGTACTTGGGCAAAAAAGGCCCGATTACCGAAGTGCTGCGGGGTATGGGGGCCCTCCCGGCAGAAGAGCGCCCCAAAGTGGGTCAGCTGGCGAATGAAATTCGCCGCCAAATTGAAGAAGAGTTGGAAGCGCGTATCCGTGAGTTGGAACAAAAGCAACTGGAAGAAAAATTGCAGCAGGAAAAAGTGGATGTGACCCTGCCGGGACGTCCGGTCCGGGAAGGCACAACCCATCCGTTAAACGGTGTGATTGAACAAATCGAGGACATATTTTTGGGCATGGGCTTTAAAATTGCCGAAGGCCCAGAGGTGGAGTCTGATTACTACAACTTCGAAGCGTTAAACTTGCCCAAAAACCATCCCGCCCGGGACATGCAGGACTCTTTTTATATTACTGAAGAGATTCTGCTACGAACCCATACATCCCCTGTGCAGGTGCGTACCATGGAGGCAATGAAAGGGCAAGTGCCCGTTAAAATCATCTGTCCGGGCAAAGTGTTCCGCCGTGATACAGATGATGCCACTCATTCCCATCAATTTATGCAAATTGAGGGTTTATATGTGGATGAAGGCGTAAGCATGAGTGACTTAAAGGGAATCTTGTTACAGTTTGCCCGGGAAATGTTCGGGCAAAACCAGCAGATCCGCCTACGCCCAAGCTTTTTCCCCTTTACTGAGCCCAGTGCGGAAGTAGATATTTCATGTATCTTGTGCGGCGGAACAGGGTGCCGGGTCTGCAAGCACAGCGGCTGGATTGAGATCCTGGGTTCGGGTATGGTTCATCCCTGGGTACTGGAACGGGCAGGTTATGACCCCAATAAGTATACCGGTTTTGCGTTTGGCATGGGTGTGGAGCGCATTGCCATGTTGAAGTACGGGATTGATGACATCCGTCACTTTTACACCAATGATGGACGTTTCTTAAGCCAATTCGGGCGAATATAG
- the phnC gene encoding phosphonate ABC transporter ATP-binding protein, with translation MALVIEQLTMIYHTDKKKEQALQDIHLEIRPGEFVGILGRSGAGKSTLIRCINQLVKPTTGRVNWNGREMTKLSGKALRQARREMGMIFQQFHLIPRLTALQNCVLGCFGYRPFWKNVLGIISAQEKEQAMAALERVGIGHLAHKRVDQLSGGQQQRVAIARVMMQKPKLLLGDEPVASLDPVTSRQVMDLIKEIHHSEQMTTILNLHDVNLALTYCDRIIGLSQGHKVYDGSPEQVTDRVLERIYA, from the coding sequence ATGGCGCTGGTCATTGAACAGTTGACGATGATCTATCATACAGATAAGAAGAAAGAGCAAGCTTTGCAGGATATCCATCTTGAAATCAGGCCCGGAGAGTTTGTTGGTATTTTAGGGCGCAGTGGGGCCGGCAAGTCGACCCTGATACGCTGCATTAATCAGTTGGTCAAACCCACCACAGGCAGAGTCAACTGGAACGGCAGGGAGATGACCAAACTGTCCGGCAAAGCATTGCGCCAAGCCAGGAGGGAAATGGGGATGATTTTTCAGCAGTTTCATTTGATTCCCCGTTTAACAGCTCTGCAAAATTGTGTGTTGGGCTGTTTTGGCTACCGTCCCTTCTGGAAAAATGTACTGGGTATCATCTCTGCCCAGGAGAAAGAGCAGGCCATGGCTGCTCTGGAGAGAGTCGGCATTGGCCATTTGGCCCACAAACGTGTGGATCAGTTAAGCGGTGGCCAGCAACAGCGTGTGGCCATTGCCAGGGTGATGATGCAAAAGCCCAAGCTGCTTTTGGGGGATGAGCCTGTGGCCAGTCTGGACCCTGTGACCAGCAGACAGGTCATGGATTTGATTAAAGAGATTCATCACAGCGAACAGATGACTACCATTCTGAATCTGCATGATGTAAATCTGGCTTTAACATACTGCGACCGTATTATTGGCTTGTCGCAGGGCCATAAAGTATATGACGGTTCTCCGGAGCAGGTGACTGATCGGGTGTTGGAGCGGATTTACGCATGA
- the phnE gene encoding phosphonate ABC transporter, permease protein PhnE: MWLTVRNILIAVMLGVLTVWSAVGTGFNLPKLIDSLWRFKEIFDLWFPPNWERSGSAFNAILMTLQMAFLGTFLALFIVLPLSFLAAANTSPNSLLYQLTRGIFSFLRSIPDIVIGLILVMAIGPGPFPAVMAILLHNIGVLGKLIAELVEASDKGPQEAVRSVGLGRAMVALYGILPQIIPNVLSHYFYRFEVAIRSSVILGFLGGGGIGQLLFNSFRTFQYADVTTYVIFVMLLVILVDMVGGLIRQRVI, encoded by the coding sequence ATGTGGTTAACAGTCCGTAACATCTTGATTGCAGTTATGTTGGGGGTCCTTACCGTCTGGAGTGCGGTAGGGACCGGTTTCAATCTGCCCAAACTGATCGATTCGTTATGGCGGTTTAAAGAGATCTTTGACTTGTGGTTTCCGCCCAATTGGGAACGGTCCGGTTCTGCTTTTAATGCCATATTAATGACGTTACAAATGGCTTTTTTGGGGACGTTTTTGGCTCTGTTCATTGTGCTCCCCCTCAGCTTCCTGGCGGCAGCCAACACTTCCCCCAACAGCCTGTTATATCAACTGACCCGGGGGATTTTCAGCTTTTTGCGTTCCATTCCGGATATCGTCATCGGACTGATTCTGGTGATGGCCATCGGACCGGGGCCCTTTCCTGCTGTGATGGCCATCTTGCTCCATAATATCGGTGTGCTGGGCAAATTGATTGCCGAACTGGTGGAAGCCAGTGACAAAGGTCCGCAGGAAGCAGTCCGCTCTGTGGGGTTGGGCCGGGCGATGGTTGCTTTGTATGGCATTCTGCCACAGATTATTCCCAATGTCCTCTCCCATTACTTTTACCGCTTTGAAGTGGCCATCCGCTCCTCCGTTATTTTGGGTTTTCTGGGCGGGGGCGGTATCGGCCAGTTACTGTTTAATTCCTTCCGTACGTTTCAATATGCAGATGTCACCACGTACGTGATTTTTGTCATGCTGCTGGTGATTCTGGTGGATATGGTCGGGGGTTTGATCCGCCAGCGAGTGATTTAG
- the phnD gene encoding phosphate/phosphite/phosphonate ABC transporter substrate-binding protein translates to MKHRVAIILFAFILLLTACGTANEQAVPNNEEVPEGEGDDAAADTSFEVFKIGVIPALTEGDYEVPMQKLEAILDEALPYDVEIEVYPDYNAVVEALNFHHIQMAYLGPSTYVIANERSGAQAIVTQLIDGKPYYHSYIITHVDAPWDTLDELVADAANVSFAFGDINSTSGSLVPSVELKERGVFEDENNHQFKDVRYLGSHDATGQAVQNKHVDAGAIDSAYFNTLIKQGKLDEDQFKVIWESEPLYQYPWAVSAEVDEELIQLIQDTFVNIDDEEILRGFGATGFTTTSDEHYDEIRKVMRETGKLD, encoded by the coding sequence ATGAAACACAGAGTAGCGATTATCTTGTTTGCCTTTATTCTGCTTTTAACTGCCTGCGGTACAGCTAATGAACAAGCGGTACCAAACAATGAGGAAGTGCCTGAGGGAGAGGGAGATGACGCTGCCGCTGACACGTCATTTGAGGTGTTTAAAATCGGGGTGATTCCTGCCTTGACCGAAGGGGATTATGAAGTCCCTATGCAAAAGCTGGAAGCCATTCTTGATGAGGCCTTGCCCTATGATGTTGAGATTGAAGTCTATCCGGATTACAACGCGGTGGTTGAAGCTTTAAATTTCCACCATATCCAAATGGCCTATCTGGGGCCGTCCACTTATGTCATCGCCAATGAGCGCTCTGGGGCCCAAGCCATTGTCACGCAGTTGATTGATGGCAAGCCTTATTATCATTCTTATATTATCACCCATGTGGATGCACCATGGGATACGCTGGATGAATTGGTTGCGGATGCCGCAAACGTCAGCTTTGCCTTTGGTGATATTAACTCAACGTCCGGTTCCTTGGTTCCCAGTGTGGAACTAAAAGAACGGGGTGTGTTTGAGGACGAGAACAACCATCAGTTTAAAGATGTGCGCTACCTGGGATCCCATGATGCCACCGGGCAAGCAGTGCAAAACAAGCATGTGGATGCAGGGGCCATCGACAGCGCTTATTTTAATACTTTGATCAAGCAAGGCAAGCTGGATGAAGACCAGTTTAAAGTGATTTGGGAATCAGAGCCGTTGTACCAATACCCATGGGCTGTTTCTGCCGAAGTGGATGAAGAACTGATACAACTGATTCAGGACACCTTTGTCAATATCGATGATGAAGAAATTTTGCGCGGTTTTGGCGCCACCGGATTTACCACAACCAGCGATGAACATTATGATGAAATCCGTAAAGTGATGAGAGAAACGGGTAAATTGGATTAA